In Taeniopygia guttata chromosome Z, bTaeGut7.mat, whole genome shotgun sequence, one genomic interval encodes:
- the RASEF gene encoding ras and EF-hand domain-containing protein, protein MDPEAAGDELSRLRALFLACDARGSGRIEREDFAALCAELRVQPAEAEAIFQRLDSDRDGAITFPEFARGFRGATRPQPAGSEPSGEGMEEEEASAVWVAAGLEQPWRDFEVRLGDEARYIPRQEQVSVLYQNIHIAEPRLIQPYEHVIKNFIQEIKLQSTEMETLAIAVKRAQDKAAIQLSELEEEMELRIQAAEHKVKKEEKQKAEEALNELKRQYDTEVGDLQVTIKRLKKLEEQSKYVNHREDVVELKKRIHDMLLENQRLKKDLLEAQTNIAFLQSELDTLKSEYADQSLNTERDLEIIREYTEDRDNLERQIEILQSANRKLHDSNDGLRSALENSFSKYNRSLRLANTSPGSTISRSSPKFNGEHSPLNPRYDRSSHSSCVDEDYDSLALCDPMQRINCEVDSLPESCFDSGLSTLRDSNEYDSEVEYRHQRIFQRSQGMQESFGGDASETDVPEIRDEEVYSPANSTVVLDWKPSRPVSRSSSVASTRKHIPALTPQSDATECTPKYPSTEKAYKIVLAGDAAVGKSSFLMRFCKNEFQGNTSATLGVDFQMKRLIVDGEPTVLQLWDTAGQERFRSIAKSYFRRADGVLLLYDVTCEKSFINVREWVDMIEDATHENIPIMIVGNKADLRQDVMEQGQKCVPINYGEKLAMTYNALFCETSAKDGSNIVEAVLHLAREVRKRSDNRDDTRSVTSLAGTPVKKSALTKSCCNV, encoded by the exons ATGGATCCCGAGGCGGCGGGGGACGAGCTGTCCCGCTTGCGCGCCCTCTTCCTGGCGTGCGACGCCCGCGGCTCGGGCCGCATCGAGCGGGAGGACTTCGCTGCTCTCTGCGCCGAGCTGCGGGTGCAGCCGGCCGAGGCCGAGGCCATCTTCCAGCGCCTCGACAGCGACCGCGACGGGGCCATCACCTTCCCGGAGTTCGCCCGCGGCTTCCGCGGCGCCACGCGGCCGCAGCCCGCTGGCAGCGAGCCGAGCGGCGAGGgcatggaggaggaagaggcgTCAGCGGTTTGGGTCGCCGCGGGGCTGGAACAACCCTGGAGGGACTTCGAGGTGCGGCTCGGGGACGAGGCGAGGTACATCCCCAG ACAAGAGCAGGTCAGTGTTTTGTATCAGAATATACACATAGCAGAACCAAGATTAATCCAGCCATATGAGCATGTCATTAAGAACTTCATCCAAGAGATCAAACTTCAAAGCACAGAGATGGAAACTCTGGCCATAGCGGTAAAAAG AGCTCAGGACAAAGCAGCGATTCAACTCAGTGAGTtagaggaagagatggagctACGGATACAGGCTGCAGAGCATAAAGTTAAAAAGGAA GAGAAGCAAAAAGCTGAAGAAGCACTAAATGAGCTGAAGCGCCAGTATGACACTGAAGTTGGGGATCTTCAGGTGACAATAAAAAGACTTAAAAAG CTGGAGGAACAATCCAAGTATGTCAACCACAGGGAAGATGTAGttgaactgaaaaaaagaatacaTGATATGTTGCTG gaaaatcaGAGACTTAAGAAAGATCTCTTAGAAGCACAGACAAATATAGCTTTTCTACAGAGTGAATTAGATACCTTGAAAAGCGAGTATGCAGATCAGTCTTTGAACACTGAGAG ggaTCTAGAAATTATCCGAGAGTATACTGAAGACAGAGATAATCTGGAAAGACAAATTGAAATACTTCA ATCAGCTAATAGAAAATTACATGACAGCAATGATGGTTTAAGAAGTGCACTTGAAAACAGTTTCAGCAAGTACAACAGATCATTG CGGTTAGCAAATACCTCACCAGGAAGTACCATTTCTAGAAGCAGTCCTAAGTTTAATGGTGAACATTCTCCTTTAAACCCACGGTATGACAG gtCATCTCATTCGTCATGTGTCGATGAAGATTATGATTCTTTAGCTCTTTGTGATCCAATGCAAAGGATAAACTGTGAAGTTGACAGCTTACCTGAGAGCTGTTTTGACAGTGGTTTGTCTACCCTGAGAGATTCAAATGAGTATGATTCAGAAGTGGAATATAGGCATCAAAGGATTTTTCAAAGGTCACAGGGTATGCAGGAAAGTTTTGGTGGTGATGCTTCTGAAACAGAT GTTCCAGAGATCAGAGATGAAGAAGTGTACAGCCCTGCTAACAGCACTGTAGTTTTAGACTGGAAGCCCTCACGACCAGTTAGTCGAAGCAGCTCAGTTGCTTCAACAAGAAAACACATACCTGCTCTCACTCCTCAG tcagaTGCAACTGAATGCACTCCAAAATACCCCAGTACAGAGAAGGCTTACAAGATTGTTCTTGCTGGAGATGCAGCAGTGGGAAAATCCAGTTTTCTTATGAGATTTTGCAAGAATGAATTTCAAGGCAATACCAGTGCAACTCTGG GTGTggattttcaaatgaaaagacTAATTGTTGATGGAGAACCTACAGTGTTACAgctgtgggacacagctgggcaggagag atttcGAAGTATTGCTAAATCATACTTCAGAAGAGCAGATGGTGTCTTACTACTATATGATGTAACATGtgaaaaaagctttattaatgTGAGAGAATGGGTGGATATGATTGAG GATGCGACTCACGAGAATATCCCAATTATGATAGTGGGAAACAAGGCAGATCTCCGTCAAGATGTTATGGAACAAGGGCAAAAGTGTGTGCCTATAAACTATGGAGAAAAGCTGGCTATG